Proteins from one Mycobacterium sp. HUMS_12744610 genomic window:
- a CDS encoding nitrate/nitrite transporter, with amino-acid sequence MGRNHRITDWDPEDGAAWEAGNNKIARRNLLWMIACDHIAFGVWTLWPVMALFLPEDVYGFSPADKFLLGATATLVAACLRIPYSLGIATFGGRNWTVFSIVALIVPTVGTIWLMANPGLPFWMYLACAALTGLGGANYAASMTNTNSLYPHRRKGFALGFNAGAGNLGVPMIQLVGMLVLAVAGRDQPYWVCGLYLLLLTVVAVGAARYMDNLDHATYDTSHLRSILRERDTWVLALLYLSTFGSWIGFSFAFGQVLQINFVGTGQSHAQAALHAAEFAFIGPALGSLARIYGGRLADRVGGSRVTLAVLATMGLVTAFLVAVSTHEDHAHGLTSAATMAGYVCGFMALFVLAGLGNGSVYKMIPSVFESRSHRFGLAEEDRRRWSQATSGAVIGFVAAFGALGGVAINLALRQSYLSTGTDTLAYWAFLVFYVAAAAMTWTRYVRRPASAPAPGAQTRPHPEPARV; translated from the coding sequence ATGGGCCGCAACCATCGGATCACGGACTGGGATCCGGAGGACGGCGCGGCCTGGGAGGCCGGCAACAACAAAATCGCCCGGCGCAACCTGCTCTGGATGATCGCCTGCGACCACATCGCCTTCGGGGTATGGACGCTGTGGCCGGTGATGGCGCTGTTCCTGCCCGAGGACGTGTACGGCTTCTCCCCGGCCGACAAATTCCTGCTCGGCGCCACCGCCACCCTGGTCGCCGCGTGCCTGCGCATCCCCTACTCGCTGGGCATCGCCACGTTCGGCGGCCGCAACTGGACCGTCTTCTCGATCGTGGCGCTGATCGTTCCCACCGTCGGCACGATCTGGCTGATGGCCAACCCGGGCCTGCCCTTCTGGATGTACCTGGCGTGCGCCGCGCTGACCGGGCTGGGCGGCGCCAACTACGCGGCGTCGATGACCAACACCAACTCGCTGTATCCGCACCGGCGCAAGGGCTTCGCGCTCGGGTTCAACGCCGGTGCCGGCAACCTCGGGGTGCCGATGATCCAGCTGGTGGGGATGCTGGTGCTCGCCGTCGCCGGCCGCGACCAACCGTACTGGGTGTGCGGGCTCTACCTGTTGCTGCTCACGGTCGTCGCCGTGGGTGCGGCCCGCTACATGGACAACCTCGATCACGCGACGTACGACACGAGCCATCTGCGCTCGATCCTGCGCGAGCGAGACACCTGGGTACTCGCGCTGCTCTACCTGAGCACCTTCGGCTCCTGGATCGGGTTCTCGTTCGCGTTCGGCCAGGTCCTGCAGATCAACTTCGTCGGCACCGGGCAGAGCCACGCGCAGGCCGCGCTGCACGCCGCCGAGTTCGCGTTCATCGGCCCGGCGCTGGGGTCGCTGGCCCGCATCTACGGCGGCCGGCTGGCCGATCGCGTCGGCGGCAGCCGCGTCACCCTGGCCGTCCTGGCCACGATGGGCCTCGTCACCGCGTTCCTGGTCGCCGTCAGCACGCACGAGGACCACGCCCACGGCCTGACCAGCGCGGCCACCATGGCCGGCTACGTCTGCGGGTTCATGGCCCTGTTCGTCCTGGCCGGGCTGGGCAACGGATCGGTCTACAAGATGATCCCCTCGGTCTTCGAGTCGCGCAGCCACCGGTTCGGGCTCGCCGAGGAGGACCGGCGCCGCTGGTCGCAGGCCACGTCGGGGGCGGTCATCGGGTTCGTCGCCGCGTTCGGCGCGCTCGGCGGCGTCGCGATCAACCTCGCGCTGCGCCAGTCCTACCTGAGCACCGGCAC
- a CDS encoding 5-oxoprolinase/urea amidolyase family protein translates to MITLEILRTGPFAVIQDLGRAGLAHLGVSGSGAADRRAHKLANRLVANPDDRATVEVAFGGFSARVHGGDVDIAVTGADTDPTVNGIKFGTNSIHRVRDGQVISLGVPRAGLRSYVAVRGGICVEPVLGSRSYDVMSAIGPSPLRPGDHLPVGEHTNDYPELDQAPVAALTGGVVELSVVPGPRDDWFVDPDVLVHGDWVASDRSDRVGMRLVGRPLQHHYPDRQLPSEGAGRGAIQVPPNGLPVILGPDHPVTGGYPVVGVVTAEDMDKVAQVRPGQRVRLHWTRPRAPLGAGPRAGAALFS, encoded by the coding sequence GTGATCACGCTGGAAATCCTGCGCACCGGGCCGTTCGCCGTCATCCAGGACCTCGGCCGGGCCGGGCTCGCGCACCTAGGCGTCAGCGGTTCCGGGGCGGCCGACCGCCGGGCGCACAAGCTGGCCAATCGGCTGGTCGCCAACCCCGACGACCGCGCCACCGTCGAAGTGGCGTTCGGCGGCTTCTCGGCGCGCGTCCACGGCGGCGACGTCGACATCGCGGTGACGGGCGCCGACACCGACCCGACCGTCAACGGAATCAAGTTCGGCACCAACAGCATTCACCGCGTTCGCGACGGCCAGGTGATCTCTTTGGGCGTCCCGCGCGCCGGGCTGCGCAGCTACGTCGCGGTGCGGGGCGGCATCTGTGTGGAGCCGGTGCTGGGCTCCCGCAGTTACGACGTCATGTCGGCGATCGGGCCGTCCCCGCTGCGGCCCGGGGATCACCTGCCGGTCGGCGAGCACACCAACGACTATCCGGAACTCGACCAGGCCCCGGTCGCCGCGCTCACGGGCGGGGTGGTCGAGCTGTCGGTCGTGCCCGGGCCGCGCGACGACTGGTTCGTCGACCCCGACGTCCTGGTACACGGCGACTGGGTGGCCTCCGACCGCAGCGACCGGGTGGGGATGCGGCTGGTCGGGCGGCCCCTGCAACACCACTACCCGGACCGGCAGCTCCCCAGCGAGGGCGCGGGCCGCGGAGCGATTCAGGTGCCGCCCAACGGTTTACCGGTGATCCTGGGTCCCGACCATCCGGTCACCGGAGGCTACCCGGTCGTCGGGGTGGTGACCGCCGAGGACATGGACAAGGTCGCCCAGGTGCGGCCCGGCCAGCGCGTGCGGCTGCACTGGACGCGGCCCCGGGCTCCGCTGGGCGCCGGGCCGCGCGCGGGTGCTGCCCTCTTTTCGTAG